A single genomic interval of Dyella sp. GSA-30 harbors:
- a CDS encoding carbohydrate porin, with protein MDLKHNKKPLAACTLLALLGLAAAPDSRADDSPYLFGDWNGTRTRLEQEGIKFDFGYGFEAAHNFTGGTRSLTRYTDQWKFGASLDLNKLWGWSGGKFDIYVTDRNGRNLGADANIGNNQLIQEVYGRGQTWHITVFALDQKFFDDRLEWRIGRLPVGEDMASFSCDFENLTFCGAPPGNIVGDYWVNWPTSQWATWLKFKTTDTTYVKVGAYQVNPNYVDDAWARRNGWKLNFPGGTTGALMPAEFGWTPNANGLPGTYKIGGWYNNSGGKDLYLNTDREPLALAGGTALQRSGRYGGFLEMMQQVSGDAGGAGTTVFFNFSQADKFTSATDRQIAMGAEYKGIFNRPRDMVGFAVGATHANGRLGDYQRQYNALNPTSPVKVLDGYEYVSELFYNWSPIASINLRPNLQYILHPGGTRQNSNAFILGLKTSIAF; from the coding sequence ATGGATCTCAAACATAATAAAAAGCCGCTTGCCGCGTGCACCCTGCTCGCACTGCTGGGACTTGCCGCGGCACCCGACAGCCGTGCGGATGACAGTCCGTATCTGTTTGGCGACTGGAACGGCACGCGTACCCGCCTGGAACAGGAGGGCATCAAGTTCGACTTCGGCTACGGGTTCGAAGCGGCGCATAACTTCACTGGCGGCACGCGCAGCCTCACCCGCTATACCGACCAATGGAAGTTCGGCGCCAGTCTCGACCTGAACAAGCTTTGGGGTTGGTCCGGCGGCAAATTCGACATCTACGTGACCGACCGTAACGGTCGCAATCTCGGTGCCGACGCCAATATCGGCAACAACCAGCTGATCCAGGAAGTCTATGGCCGCGGCCAGACCTGGCATATCACGGTGTTCGCGCTGGACCAGAAATTCTTCGACGACCGGCTCGAATGGCGCATCGGCCGCCTGCCGGTTGGCGAAGACATGGCCAGCTTCAGCTGCGACTTCGAGAACCTGACCTTCTGCGGTGCGCCTCCGGGCAATATTGTCGGCGACTACTGGGTCAACTGGCCGACCAGCCAATGGGCCACCTGGCTGAAGTTCAAGACCACCGATACGACCTACGTGAAGGTCGGCGCGTATCAGGTCAACCCCAATTACGTGGATGACGCCTGGGCGCGCCGCAATGGCTGGAAGCTCAACTTCCCCGGCGGCACCACCGGTGCGCTGATGCCGGCCGAATTCGGCTGGACGCCCAATGCCAACGGCCTGCCCGGCACCTACAAGATCGGTGGCTGGTACAACAATTCCGGCGGCAAGGATCTCTATCTCAATACCGATCGCGAACCGTTGGCGCTCGCCGGCGGTACGGCGCTGCAACGCAGTGGCCGCTACGGCGGTTTCCTGGAAATGATGCAGCAGGTCAGCGGCGATGCCGGCGGCGCCGGCACGACGGTGTTCTTCAACTTCTCCCAGGCCGACAAGTTCACCTCGGCCACCGATCGTCAGATCGCGATGGGCGCCGAATACAAAGGCATCTTCAACCGTCCGCGCGACATGGTCGGCTTTGCCGTCGGCGCCACGCACGCCAACGGTCGCCTGGGCGACTACCAGCGTCAGTACAACGCGCTCAATCCGACTTCCCCGGTCAAGGTGCTGGACGGTTACGAGTACGTCTCGGAGCTGTTCTACAACTGGTCGCCGATCGCGTCGATCAACCTGCGCCCGAACTTGCAGTACATCCTGCATCCGGGTGGCACGCGCCAGAACAGCAACGCTTTTATCCTTGGTCTCAAGACCAGTATCGCGTTCTGA
- a CDS encoding CoA-acylating methylmalonate-semialdehyde dehydrogenase encodes MSAQPNTHTQPTAIGHYIDGRMQAGAGNSVPSYNPATGAVIGAVALASAQDVDQAVKAAEAAFPAWSQTPPLKRARVMFRFKQLIERDMDKLAATITREHGKVFSDAQGELVRGLEVVEYACGIPELLKGDYTEQIANGIDAWTMRQALGVCAGITPFNFPAMVPMWMFPMAIACGNTFVLKPSERDPTTSLMLAELLTEAGLPDGVFNVIQGDKTAVDALLDHPKVKAVSFVGSTPIAEYIYARGTASGKRVQALGGAKNHMIVMPDADMDKTVDALMGAGFGAAGERCMAISVVVAVGEETADTLVAQLVPKVRALRVGEGMNDTSEMGPVITSQHREKIVGYIDDGVMSGAELVVDGRDHRVAGFEQGFFLGGTLFDRVTPAMRIYKEEIFGPVLCVVRVPDFATALKLIDEHEFGNGTAIFTRDGHVAREFAHRVQVGMIGINVPIPVPMAFHSFGGWKKSLMGDHHAHGPESVRFYTRQKAVTQRWLSGGAGGGGAQFAMPTH; translated from the coding sequence ATGTCTGCACAACCTAATACGCATACCCAACCCACCGCGATCGGCCACTACATCGATGGACGCATGCAAGCGGGCGCCGGCAACAGCGTGCCCTCGTACAACCCGGCAACCGGCGCCGTGATCGGCGCGGTTGCTCTCGCTTCGGCACAAGACGTCGATCAGGCCGTAAAGGCCGCCGAAGCCGCCTTCCCGGCGTGGTCGCAAACGCCGCCCTTGAAGCGCGCTCGCGTGATGTTCCGTTTTAAACAGCTCATCGAGCGTGATATGGACAAGCTCGCCGCGACGATCACGCGCGAGCATGGCAAGGTCTTCTCCGACGCTCAGGGCGAATTAGTACGTGGCCTGGAAGTGGTCGAGTACGCTTGCGGCATCCCCGAACTGCTCAAAGGCGACTACACCGAGCAGATCGCCAACGGTATCGACGCGTGGACGATGCGCCAGGCGCTGGGTGTATGCGCGGGCATCACGCCGTTTAATTTCCCGGCGATGGTTCCGATGTGGATGTTCCCGATGGCGATCGCCTGCGGCAACACCTTCGTACTGAAGCCGTCCGAACGCGATCCCACCACCTCGTTGATGCTGGCCGAGCTGCTGACCGAGGCCGGGTTGCCCGACGGTGTGTTCAACGTGATCCAGGGCGACAAGACCGCAGTCGACGCCTTGCTCGATCACCCGAAGGTCAAGGCGGTGAGCTTCGTCGGCTCGACCCCGATCGCCGAGTATATCTACGCGCGTGGCACCGCCAGCGGCAAACGCGTGCAGGCGCTGGGCGGCGCGAAGAATCACATGATCGTGATGCCCGATGCCGACATGGACAAGACCGTCGACGCCCTGATGGGCGCGGGCTTCGGTGCCGCCGGCGAGCGCTGCATGGCGATTTCGGTGGTCGTTGCGGTTGGCGAAGAGACGGCCGACACGCTGGTTGCCCAACTCGTTCCGAAAGTGCGTGCGCTTCGTGTAGGCGAAGGCATGAACGATACGTCGGAGATGGGCCCGGTGATCACCTCGCAACATCGCGAAAAGATTGTCGGCTATATCGACGACGGCGTTATGAGCGGCGCTGAACTGGTGGTTGATGGACGAGACCATCGCGTCGCCGGATTCGAGCAAGGTTTCTTCCTGGGCGGTACACTATTCGACCGGGTTACACCGGCCATGCGTATCTACAAGGAAGAAATTTTCGGCCCCGTGCTCTGTGTCGTCCGCGTGCCGGACTTCGCCACGGCGCTGAAGCTCATCGATGAGCACGAGTTCGGCAACGGCACCGCCATCTTCACGCGCGACGGACATGTCGCGCGCGAGTTCGCGCATCGCGTCCAGGTCGGCATGATCGGCATCAACGTGCCGATTCCCGTACCGATGGCATTCCACAGTTTCGGTGGTTGGAAAAAGAGCCTGATGGGCGACCACCACGCACACGGCCCGGAATCGGTCCGTTTCTATACCCGGCAGAAAGCGGTCACCCAACGCTGGCTGTCCGGTGGCGCAGGAGGAGGCGGCGCGCAATTCGCCATGCCCACCCACTGA
- the iolB gene encoding 5-deoxy-glucuronate isomerase, with translation MSLLVKAREGRDIVKVTPASAGWKYVGFEGYRLKAGEALEIELPADREGCLVVLTGNADVTVGANAWTNLGGRASVFDERSPDAVYAPPGSRYRIDAHDNVELALATAPATGKHAARLIAAAQMKRSVRGQGTNTRYVCDILPQTEPAESLLVVEVVTPAAHSSSYPPHKHDSDNVPVESSLEETYYHRIDPPQGFAFQRVYTDARDLDESMAVGDHDVVMVPRGYHPVVMPHGYRGYYLNVMAGPRREWHFKNDPAHDWLMPR, from the coding sequence ATGAGCTTGTTGGTCAAGGCACGCGAAGGACGCGACATCGTCAAGGTGACGCCGGCATCGGCGGGCTGGAAGTACGTCGGCTTCGAAGGCTATCGTCTCAAGGCAGGTGAAGCGTTGGAGATCGAGCTCCCCGCCGATCGCGAAGGTTGCCTGGTCGTACTGACCGGCAACGCCGATGTCACGGTCGGCGCGAATGCATGGACGAATCTCGGTGGTCGCGCCAGCGTGTTCGACGAACGCTCGCCCGATGCGGTCTACGCACCGCCGGGTTCGCGCTATCGCATCGATGCGCATGACAACGTCGAACTCGCGCTCGCCACCGCACCCGCCACCGGCAAGCATGCCGCGCGACTGATCGCCGCGGCACAGATGAAACGATCGGTGCGCGGACAAGGCACGAACACGCGCTACGTCTGCGACATTCTTCCACAGACCGAACCGGCCGAATCGCTGCTCGTCGTCGAGGTCGTCACGCCGGCCGCGCATTCGTCCAGCTATCCGCCGCACAAGCACGACAGCGACAACGTACCGGTGGAAAGCTCGCTGGAAGAGACCTACTACCACCGTATCGATCCGCCGCAAGGCTTTGCGTTCCAGCGCGTGTATACCGATGCGCGCGACCTGGATGAATCCATGGCCGTGGGCGATCACGACGTGGTGATGGTGCCACGTGGTTATCACCCGGTAGTGATGCCGCATGGTTATCGTGGCTACTACCTCAACGTGATGGCCGGCCCGCGCCGCGAATGGCATTTCAAGAACGATCCCGCGCACGACTGGCTGATGCCGCGCTGA